A genomic window from Silene latifolia isolate original U9 population chromosome Y, ASM4854445v1, whole genome shotgun sequence includes:
- the LOC141628254 gene encoding uncharacterized protein LOC141628254, translating into MPDAYAHFLPEDLYDHTPCIVSQSQQVKCKGSFKYFNMRGASANFLPTIRRNWDRELPGNHMFKLAKNLKLLKPALKELNRDIFSNIEQATNILQQQVQMLQEDIGMDPSNLQLIEEEFRDGDSNSAFFHGMLKKRRAGNKLLGTSQATSKVHKRIIDQGPKCTDEMAGSLLVPVTAKEIRDAMFSIPDIKSPGPDGYTSRFFKDAWNEIGGEVVTAVRDFFLNKKLLRQVNATNLTLIPKCERPKSVLQLRPIANCNVIYKVISKLLCERLATVLPQLVDQNQGAFV; encoded by the exons ATGCCTGATGCCTATGCACACTTCCTCCCTGAAGACCTATATGATCATACTCCTTGCATTGTTAGTCAGTCTCAACAGGTTAAGTGTAAGGGCAGcttcaaatattttaatatgCGGGGAGCGTCTGCAAACTTTCTCCCTACAATCAGAAGGAATTGGGATAGGGAATTGCCTGGAAATCATATGTTCAAGCTTGCAAAAAACCTGAAATTGCTTAAACCTGCCTTGAAGGAGTTGAACAGGGATATATTTAGTAATATTGAACAAGCTACTAATATTCTACAGCAACAAGTTCAGATGTTGCAGGAAGATATTGGCATGGATCCTTCAAATTTGCAGCTCATTGAGGAGGAATTTAGG GATGGTGATTCTAATAGTGCTTTCTTTCATGGGATGCTCAAGAAGAGGAGAGCTGGCAATAAG CTGCTTGGGACGAGTCAGGCAACTAGTAAGGTTCACAAGAGAATAATTGATCAGGGACCTAAATGCACTGATGAGATGGCTGGTAGTCTACTGGTACCTGTCACAGCAAAAGAGATTAGGGATGCTATGTTTAGTATCCCTGACATTAAATCTCCTGGCCCTGATGGGTATACAAGTAGATTCTTTAAGGATGCATGGAATGAGATTGGAGGGGAAGTGGTTACTGCTGTCAGGGACTTTTTCCTTAACAAGAAGTTGTTGAGACAGGTGAATGCTACAAATTTAACTTTGATCCCTAAATGTGAGAGACCCAAGAGTGTATTACAGTTACGTCCTATAGCCAACTGCAATGTGATTTACAAGGTGATTTCTAAGCTTTTATGTGAAAGGCTAGCCACTGTGTTGCCCCAGCTAGTTGATCAAAATCAGGGAGCCTTTGTTTAA